The window TCGCGCTTATGGCGATGTCGCATTTGCAAAGAGCCGGACATCGTCCCATTTGCCTTGTCGGTGGCGGAACGGGGACGATTGGCGATCCTTCGGGGCGTTCGGATATGCGCAAGGTGATGACCGATGAAACCATCCGTCATAATTGCGATTGTTTCCGCAGACAGATTGCCCGTTTCATTGACTTCACGGACGATCGGGCGATCATGGTGGATAACGGGGACTGGCTGCGTAAACTCAACTATATCGACTTGCTTCGCGATATTGGCGCACACTTTACCGTCAACCGAATGCTTGCTGCCGAGAGCTGTAAGCAGCGCTGGGAGAAGGGGCTGACCTTCCTTGAGTTCAACTATATGATTATGCAGGCGTATGACTTCATGGAGCTCAATGACCGCTACGGCTGTAAGCTTGAGATGGGCGGAGACGATCAGTGGTCCAATATCATCGCGGGTGTAGAGCTTTGCCGTCGCAAGAAGAATATTACGGTCTTTGGACTCACCAATAAACTCCTCACAAAGAGTGACGGAACAAAGATGGGAAAGACAGCGGGTGGGGCACTCTGGTTGGATGCCGAAAAAACGTCGCCCTATGACTTCTACCAGTATTGGCGCAATATTGATGATGCCGATGTCGAGACCTGTCTCTCGCTGCTCACGTATCTTCCGATGGATGAGGTTCGCCGCCTTGCCGCAGTCGAGGGGCATGAAATCAATCGATCCAAGGAGATTCTCGCATATGAGGCGACCAAGATCGTCCATGGGGAGCAGGAGGCACAGAAGGCGCAGGAAACAGCAAAGGCACTCTTTGGCGGCGGCGTATCGACAGATCTTCCACAGATTCGCGTAGAGATTGGTGAAAAGTTAGTAGATGCCCTCACGCGTGGAAAGGTGTTCCCTTCGAAGGGCGAAGCACGTCGCCTGATTCAGCAGGGGGGACTCACACTCAACGATGTGCGTGTTGCGGACGAGCATTATGTACTCAGCGAAGCAGATTTTTCCGATGGTACTGCGTTGATCAAAAAAGGAAAAAAGAAGCACTATCAGCTTGTTTATTGAGAAGGAGATCGGAACGATGTCAGGACATTCCAAATGGGCCAATATCAAACGCAAGAAGGGCGCGAACGACGCGATTCGCGGAAAAATTACAACGAAAATTGGACGCGAGATCACGATTGCCGTCCGCATGGGCGGCGGCGACCCGACGGGCAATATGCGTCTGAAACTTGCGCTTTCCAAGGCGAAGGCAAACAATATCCCGAAGGACAATATCAACCGTGCCATCCAGAAGGGACTTGGTGCAACCGAGGGAAGCAACTATGAAGAACTCTTTTACGAGGGGTATGGTCCCGGCGGCACGGCTGTCATGCTCGACATTTTGACGGACAACCGAAACCGCACGGCGGCCGATGTCCGTCATCTCTTCTCAAAGTATGGCGGCAATCTCGGTCAGGACGGGTGCGTTTCATGGATGTTCAAGAAGAAGGCGGTCTTTATTGTGGAGCGTGAGGCGTTTGACGATGAGGATGCCCTCCTTGAGATTGTTCTCGAAGCCGGCGCAGAGGATATGCGTTCGGAGGACGATGTCTTTGAGATTGTTGCCGAGCCGGAAGCCTTTGAGTCGATTGAGACCGCTCTCGGAGAAAAGGGAATCGAGACAGCATCTGCCGAGGTGACAATGGTTCCGGATACGACAGTTCATCTTGCCGATAAGGATGCTGAGAAGATGCAGACGTTGATTGATGCACTGGAGGACAACGATGATGTCCAGAACGTCTACAGCAACTATGAGATGGATGAATAAGCGGAGGATTGCTTATCGGAGTGCAGACGAGATGTCTGCACTCTTTTAAGAATAAGAAGATGTTAGTACTCGGTATCGACCCCGGAACTGCGATATGCGGCTATGGCTTTGTGGAACTAATCGGCTCACGGCTGCGTCCTCATGCCTATGGCGCAATTACAACGCCGTCGAAAATGGCGGTGGAGAAGCGTCTGTTGAAAATCCATACAGAACTCGAAATGCTGATTCGAAAGTATGCGCCTGATGCGATGGGGGTCGAACAGCTTTTTTTCAATCGGAATGTGACAACGGCGATTCCGGTCGGGCAGGCACGCGGCGTCGTACTTCTTACCGCCGCACAGAATAACATCATGGTTGTAGAGCGGACACCGCTGCAGGTGAAACAGTCTGTGACGGGCTATGGGAAGGCGACGAAGGAGCAGGTCATATACATGGTGACAAAACTCCTGAACCTTTCATCGCCGCCTCACCCGGATGATACCGCTGATGCGCTTGCGATTGCCATCAGTGCCGCGCATTGTGTGGACAGCATAGCATGGCGTAATCGAATGTAGATGAGGGAACACAGAACAAATGATTGGGTTTTTACGTGGAAAAGTTGCATATACATTTCCGGACTATTGCTTTCTTGATGTCCATGATGTTGGCTATCGTGTGTTTGTCTCCCATCAGACGCGCAATCACATCAATGTGGGCGAAGAAGTCACGCTCTATATTCATACGCATATACGAGAAGATGCCATGCTTCTCTATGGGTTCTTTTCGCAAGAGGAGTATGATCTCTTTCAGCATTTGATCGGCATTTCGGGGATCGGCCCGAAAGTTGCGCAGGGGATTCTTTCGGCAATTACGGCAAATGAGTTTTATCGATTGATCCATCAGAAGGATGTCAAGGCGATCACGAAACTTCCGGGAATCGGGAAAAAAACTGCGGAGCGGATTATTCTGGAACTGAAGGATAAACTTACGTCCACCACATTTGATGATACTTCTTTCGCAGATCAGACAGCTGACTTTACAGACGGCATTGGGGATCAAATCTCTGAGGCAACGGAAGCTCTTCTGAGTCTGGGCTTTGGACAGAGTGAAATCCAGTCTGTGCTTAAGAAAAAGAAGGATTGGGAAAGTACGGAAGAGATTATTCGTTATGCACTGACAGAGCTCCAGCGATTTTGAGAAAGGAGGGGGACGATATTGGATATGTATGAGGATGAGGAACTTGTTTCCTTTGAGGAACAGACGACGGATGGTTGGCAGTACAGTCTGCGCCCACGTCGTTTGAATGAGTACATCGGGCAGGATAAGGTAAAGTCGAATCTGTCCAAATTCATACAGGCAGCACTTTCGCGCAACGAAGCACTGGATCACGTCCTTCTCTATGGACCGCCAGGACTTGGAAAAACGACACTCGCGGCAATCATTGCCAATGAGATGGGGGCGAATTTCCGCCAGACCTCAGCACCAGCCATTGAGCGACAGGGCGATCTTGCCTCCCTCCTCACCAATCTACAGGAGCATGATGTCCTTTTTATTGACGAGATTCATCGCCTTTCGCATCATGTCGAAGAGATTCTCTATTCCGCGATGGAGGATCATGCGATTGACATCATCATCGGAAAGGGGCCCAGTGCACGCTCTCTGCGCCTGGATCTTGCGCCGTTTACTCTCGTGGGTGCGACGACAAAGACGGGGGCTCTCTCGGCTCCATTGCGTGATCGTTTCGGTATTCAGTCCCGATTGGAATACTATACGCCCCAAGCCCTTCTGCTCATCATTGAACGCACGGCTGATATTCTCTCTGTGCAGATCGAACGTGAGGGAGCTCTTGAGATTGCACGCCGTTCGCGGGGAACGCCGCGTGTTGCAAACCGCATCCTGAAGCGTGTTCGTGATATTGCCCAGGTGGCAGGTGAGACTACGATATCGAAGACTGTCACCATTGAGGCACTCGAAGCCCTTGAGGTTGATGACAAGGGACTTGAGAACAAGGATCGCTATATGCTGGAAGTCATGATTCAAAAGTTTTCCGGCGGTCCTGTCGGCTTGAAAACCTTGGCGGCAGCACTCAGTGAGATGGTGGAAACCATCGAGGATGTCTATGAACCATATCTAATTCAGTTAGGATTTATTGCACGTACGGCGCGCGGTCGGATTGTGACACGCAGCGGATATGAGCATATAGGTATTCCGTTTCCACAAAATGATAACAGACAAGGAGAACTGCTCTGAGATGAATTTGCTCATGCATATGTGCTGTGGACCATGTTCCTGCTATCCACTAAAAAAATTGCGTTCCGATGGCATTGAGCCGACTGGTTATTTTTTCAATCCGAATATTCACCCCTATAAGGAGTGGGAGGAGAGACTGCAAAATGCAAGGAAGTTTGCAAATTTGATGCAGATGGAGTTCATTGCGGATGAAACGTATGCCATGCGTGAATTTCTCAAAAAGGCACTCCCGGCGGAGGGGACAAAGAAGGGGCGTTGCCGTATGTGCTATACATGGCGTCTGAAAGAATCGGCACGGTATGCGGCAGAACACGGATTTGACAGTTTTACATCGACCCTTTTTTATAGCATCTACCAGCAGCATGATCTGATGCGTTCTGTTGCAGAGCATTTTGCCAAAGAATACGGGATTTCATTTTACTATGAGGATTTCCGTATCGGCTGGCAGGAGGGGATTGATCTCAGCAAAGATCTGGAACTCTACCGTCAGGCCTACTGTGGCTGCGTATTCAGCGAAGAAGAACGATACAGTCGTGTGCTTCGGAAACTTCAACGCAAGGAAAACAAAGAAAAGAAACGTCTTCGTCTGATGGCATGATGAGCAGGAGGGGAGCTTATGATGAAACCTTATCTTCGCCTGTGTATATTCTTTCTGTGTGCTGTATTTGTCGTAATGCCATCACAGACATCTGCTTCGTGGCAGCCGGAAATCTCTGTAGGGATTAGTCAGGGCGTATCTGAGGTTCGCCTTTCGACAACAAACGGAAAGATGTCTGTCTATGAGAATCCGGAACAAAAGCCGATTCTTGAAGTACCGCAGGGAGGAACACTTGACGTTCGCATGATGCGGGGGCAGCTTTTTGTGAATGGACGGGAGATCAGGGGAGATCACTTGGTAATTCAGCCGGAGACTTCCGGATTTATCAAGGTGAATAATACTCCGTATCGTGGCTATATCGCCCTCTTAAAACGAACGGGACTTACTGTTGTCAATCATGTCCTTGTCGAGGACTATCTTTACGGTGTCGTTCCAAAAGAGATGCCGCCGAGTTGGAATACGGAGGCTTTACAGGCGCAGAGCGTTGCGGCGCGTACCTTTGCCTTGAAAAATCGCAAGCGTCATAGCGCAGAGGGGTTCGATCTTTGCAACACCTCGCATTGTCAGGTCTATGAGGGGATGTCTGCAGAGATGCTGACGACAACGGAGGCGGTCAACAGAACGCGCGGGGAAGTCCTTTTCCATAAGGGCGCAATTATTGATGCACTCTTTCATACGGATTCGGGTGGTATGACGGAGGCCAGCGAAAACGTATGGGGAAGCTCCGTTCCATATCTACGGTCTGTGACGGAACTTCAAACGCAGACGCATCCATGGAACCGTACTGTTTCTATGAGCGAATTTGAAGAAAAACTGGAAAAGAACGGCAGGGCGTTCGGATCACTGAAAGAAATTCGTCTATCGCCATTGACGGTAGGAAAGGGGGGATATGATCGCAGCCCCTCCGGGCGCGTTCGTTCGGCAGAGTTCATCGGTACAAAGGGGAGAGTTACGCTTTCGGGCAACGACCTGCGCTCCATGTTTTCTCTGCCAAGTACGTTGTTCGATGTGCGTTCCGGCAGAGCTGATGTCATATTCAGCGGATATGGTTCCGGTCATGGGTTAGGGCTCTCCCAGTGGGGCGCAAAGGAACTTGCGGACAAGGGGAAGAGCTATAAGGACATTCTCTTTCACTACTATACAGGTGTTACCATTGAGAAGCTATACTAGACTAGGTGTACTACGACATGAATATTTCTGATTTTGACTATGATCTTCCAGAAGAGCGCATTGCGCAGACTCCGATCGAGCCGCGGGATACGGCTCGTCTTATGGTTTTGAATCCAAAAGACGGTACGATTGAGCATCGACATTTTTTTGAACTTGGAGCATACCTGCAACAGGGAGATGTGCTGATCTTTAATGATACGCGTGTCATTCCTGCGCGTCTCATCGGCGCACGCAGTCAAACAGGCAGGAAGGTCGAGGTTCTTCTTCTGCGTCAGATCGATAAAGATCAGTGGGAAGCATTGGTGCGACCAGGAAAGAAGGTACGTATAGGCTCTGTTATTCGGTTCGGTGACGAACTCTCCTGCGAGATCCTAGCCCATACGGATTTTGGTGGGCGCATTGTACGTTTTCTCTATAATGGTGTGTTTGAGGAAATTCTGGATCGTCTGGGGACGATGCCTCTTCCGCCATACATTCATGAAAAACTCGAAGATCGAGAGCGTTACCAGACCATATACAGCCGTGTGAATGGATCGGCTGCCGCTCCGACGGCGGGGCTTCACTTTACAGAATCACTCATGCAGAATCTGCGGAATATGGGCGTTCAATTTGGTTTTGTTACGCTTCATGTTGGACTTGGTACCTTCCGACCGGTTCACGTGGACGCGATCGAAGATCATGTGATGCACCGCGAATTCTACTCTGTTCCACCGGAAACGGCAGCGCTGATTCAAGCGGCAAAGAAAGAAGGCAGACGTGTTATTGCTGTCGGTACAACATCCATTCGCACTCTGGAGGCATCGGCTGCACAGACAGGAAATGTTGAGGCGGGAGCGGGGTGGACGGACAT of the Selenomonas dianae genome contains:
- the ruvA gene encoding Holliday junction branch migration protein RuvA codes for the protein MIGFLRGKVAYTFPDYCFLDVHDVGYRVFVSHQTRNHINVGEEVTLYIHTHIREDAMLLYGFFSQEEYDLFQHLIGISGIGPKVAQGILSAITANEFYRLIHQKDVKAITKLPGIGKKTAERIILELKDKLTSTTFDDTSFADQTADFTDGIGDQISEATEALLSLGFGQSEIQSVLKKKKDWESTEEIIRYALTELQRF
- the ruvB gene encoding Holliday junction branch migration DNA helicase RuvB, which translates into the protein MLDMYEDEELVSFEEQTTDGWQYSLRPRRLNEYIGQDKVKSNLSKFIQAALSRNEALDHVLLYGPPGLGKTTLAAIIANEMGANFRQTSAPAIERQGDLASLLTNLQEHDVLFIDEIHRLSHHVEEILYSAMEDHAIDIIIGKGPSARSLRLDLAPFTLVGATTKTGALSAPLRDRFGIQSRLEYYTPQALLLIIERTADILSVQIEREGALEIARRSRGTPRVANRILKRVRDIAQVAGETTISKTVTIEALEALEVDDKGLENKDRYMLEVMIQKFSGGPVGLKTLAAALSEMVETIEDVYEPYLIQLGFIARTARGRIVTRSGYEHIGIPFPQNDNRQGELL
- a CDS encoding YebC/PmpR family DNA-binding transcriptional regulator; its protein translation is MSGHSKWANIKRKKGANDAIRGKITTKIGREITIAVRMGGGDPTGNMRLKLALSKAKANNIPKDNINRAIQKGLGATEGSNYEELFYEGYGPGGTAVMLDILTDNRNRTAADVRHLFSKYGGNLGQDGCVSWMFKKKAVFIVEREAFDDEDALLEIVLEAGAEDMRSEDDVFEIVAEPEAFESIETALGEKGIETASAEVTMVPDTTVHLADKDAEKMQTLIDALEDNDDVQNVYSNYEMDE
- a CDS encoding SpoIID/LytB domain-containing protein — encoded protein: MKPYLRLCIFFLCAVFVVMPSQTSASWQPEISVGISQGVSEVRLSTTNGKMSVYENPEQKPILEVPQGGTLDVRMMRGQLFVNGREIRGDHLVIQPETSGFIKVNNTPYRGYIALLKRTGLTVVNHVLVEDYLYGVVPKEMPPSWNTEALQAQSVAARTFALKNRKRHSAEGFDLCNTSHCQVYEGMSAEMLTTTEAVNRTRGEVLFHKGAIIDALFHTDSGGMTEASENVWGSSVPYLRSVTELQTQTHPWNRTVSMSEFEEKLEKNGRAFGSLKEIRLSPLTVGKGGYDRSPSGRVRSAEFIGTKGRVTLSGNDLRSMFSLPSTLFDVRSGRADVIFSGYGSGHGLGLSQWGAKELADKGKSYKDILFHYYTGVTIEKLY
- a CDS encoding epoxyqueuosine reductase QueH — encoded protein: MNLLMHMCCGPCSCYPLKKLRSDGIEPTGYFFNPNIHPYKEWEERLQNARKFANLMQMEFIADETYAMREFLKKALPAEGTKKGRCRMCYTWRLKESARYAAEHGFDSFTSTLFYSIYQQHDLMRSVAEHFAKEYGISFYYEDFRIGWQEGIDLSKDLELYRQAYCGCVFSEEERYSRVLRKLQRKENKEKKRLRLMA
- the queA gene encoding tRNA preQ1(34) S-adenosylmethionine ribosyltransferase-isomerase QueA, with protein sequence MNISDFDYDLPEERIAQTPIEPRDTARLMVLNPKDGTIEHRHFFELGAYLQQGDVLIFNDTRVIPARLIGARSQTGRKVEVLLLRQIDKDQWEALVRPGKKVRIGSVIRFGDELSCEILAHTDFGGRIVRFLYNGVFEEILDRLGTMPLPPYIHEKLEDRERYQTIYSRVNGSAAAPTAGLHFTESLMQNLRNMGVQFGFVTLHVGLGTFRPVHVDAIEDHVMHREFYSVPPETAALIQAAKKEGRRVIAVGTTSIRTLEASAAQTGNVEAGAGWTDIFIYPGYQFNVVDTVITNFHLPKSTLIMLISAFAGRDFTLEAYRIAVKEEYRFFSFGDAMLIQSKG
- the tyrS gene encoding tyrosine--tRNA ligase, whose amino-acid sequence is MNAIDILKERGFLAQCTDEEGLRNLFGQEQVSFYTGFDPTADSLHAGHLIALMAMSHLQRAGHRPICLVGGGTGTIGDPSGRSDMRKVMTDETIRHNCDCFRRQIARFIDFTDDRAIMVDNGDWLRKLNYIDLLRDIGAHFTVNRMLAAESCKQRWEKGLTFLEFNYMIMQAYDFMELNDRYGCKLEMGGDDQWSNIIAGVELCRRKKNITVFGLTNKLLTKSDGTKMGKTAGGALWLDAEKTSPYDFYQYWRNIDDADVETCLSLLTYLPMDEVRRLAAVEGHEINRSKEILAYEATKIVHGEQEAQKAQETAKALFGGGVSTDLPQIRVEIGEKLVDALTRGKVFPSKGEARRLIQQGGLTLNDVRVADEHYVLSEADFSDGTALIKKGKKKHYQLVY
- the ruvC gene encoding crossover junction endodeoxyribonuclease RuvC, whose amino-acid sequence is MLVLGIDPGTAICGYGFVELIGSRLRPHAYGAITTPSKMAVEKRLLKIHTELEMLIRKYAPDAMGVEQLFFNRNVTTAIPVGQARGVVLLTAAQNNIMVVERTPLQVKQSVTGYGKATKEQVIYMVTKLLNLSSPPHPDDTADALAIAISAAHCVDSIAWRNRM